The Candidatus Mycolicibacterium alkanivorans genome contains a region encoding:
- the prfA gene encoding peptide chain release factor 1 — MAIDTVLAEHADLERQLSDPELHGDAANARRVGRRFAQLAPIVSTYRKLEAARGDLEAARELAAEDAAFAAEVPELEARVAELDQHLTDLLAPRDPHDADDIVLEVKSGEGGEESALFAADLARMYIRYAERHGWSVTVLDETTSDLGGYKDATLSIRSKGDSADGVWSRLKFEGGVHRVQRVPVTESQGRVHTSAAGVLVYPEPEEVEQVQIDESDVRIDVYRSSGKGGQGVNTTDSAVRITHLPTGIVVTCQNERSQLQNKARAMQVLAARLQALAEEQAQADASAGRASQIRTVDRSERIRTYNFPENRIADHRINFKAHNLDQVLDGDMDALLDALAAADKQTRLQQA; from the coding sequence ATGGCAATTGACACCGTGCTGGCCGAACACGCCGACCTCGAGCGTCAGCTATCCGATCCCGAACTGCATGGCGACGCCGCCAATGCCCGCCGGGTCGGGCGGCGCTTCGCGCAACTGGCGCCGATCGTCTCGACCTACCGCAAGCTCGAGGCGGCCCGCGGCGACCTGGAGGCCGCCCGCGAGCTGGCCGCCGAGGACGCGGCGTTCGCCGCCGAGGTTCCCGAGCTGGAAGCCCGGGTCGCCGAGCTTGACCAGCACCTCACCGACCTGCTCGCCCCGCGCGACCCGCACGACGCCGACGACATCGTGCTCGAGGTGAAATCCGGTGAGGGCGGGGAGGAGTCGGCCTTGTTCGCCGCCGACCTGGCCCGGATGTACATCCGCTACGCCGAGCGCCACGGCTGGAGCGTGACGGTCCTCGACGAGACCACCTCCGATCTCGGCGGCTACAAGGACGCCACGCTGTCCATTCGCAGCAAGGGTGATTCGGCCGACGGGGTCTGGTCGCGGCTGAAGTTCGAGGGCGGCGTTCACCGCGTGCAACGCGTGCCGGTCACCGAATCGCAGGGCCGGGTGCACACCTCGGCGGCCGGGGTTCTGGTGTACCCGGAGCCAGAAGAGGTCGAGCAGGTCCAGATCGACGAGTCCGACGTGCGTATCGACGTCTACCGCTCGTCGGGCAAGGGTGGTCAGGGCGTCAACACCACCGACTCCGCGGTGCGTATCACCCACCTGCCCACCGGCATCGTCGTCACCTGCCAGAACGAGCGATCCCAGCTGCAGAACAAAGCCCGCGCCATGCAGGTGCTGGCCGCGCGGCTGCAGGCGCTAGCCGAAGAGCAGGCCCAGGCCGACGCCTCGGCAGGCCGAGCGAGCCAGATCCGTACCGTCGACCGCAGCGAGCGCATCCGCACCTACAACTTCCCGGAGAATCGGATCGCCGATCACCGGATCAACTTCAAGGCGCACAACCTCGACCAGGTTCTCGACGGCGACATGGATGCGCTGCTCGATGCGCTGGCCGCCGCCGACAAACAGACCCGGTTGCAACAGGCATGA
- the prmC gene encoding peptide chain release factor N(5)-glutamine methyltransferase: MTRHRLRRAIDVATAALAEAGIDSARTDAELLAAHLTGSERGRLATMDPPAADFFRRYDEAVAARSRRIPLQHLTGTAAFGPLELHVGPGVFIPRPETEALLEWAAAQHLTGYPVIVDLCTGSGALAVALADRWPNARVIAVDDDAAALAYARRNSEGTAVEVMQADVTVPGLLAELAGTVDLVVSNPPYIPAGAELEPEVAEHDPTHALFGGPDGMAVIGPIAALAGGWLKPGGLVVIEHDDTTSRQTVETIDRTGRFTAITAHRDLAGRPRFVTARRTEESA; the protein is encoded by the coding sequence ATGACCCGCCACCGGCTCCGGCGGGCCATCGACGTGGCCACCGCTGCACTTGCCGAGGCCGGGATCGACTCAGCGCGAACCGATGCCGAGCTGCTTGCGGCGCACCTGACCGGAAGTGAACGCGGGCGGCTGGCCACCATGGACCCGCCGGCGGCCGACTTCTTCCGCCGCTACGACGAGGCGGTCGCGGCACGATCACGGCGCATCCCGCTACAGCACCTCACCGGCACCGCTGCCTTCGGCCCGCTGGAGCTGCACGTCGGTCCCGGGGTGTTCATCCCGCGTCCGGAAACCGAAGCGTTGCTGGAATGGGCTGCGGCCCAACATCTTACAGGGTATCCGGTGATCGTCGACCTGTGCACCGGCTCCGGAGCGCTGGCCGTCGCGCTGGCCGACCGCTGGCCGAACGCCCGCGTCATCGCGGTCGACGACGATGCCGCGGCACTGGCGTATGCCCGGCGCAACAGCGAGGGCACCGCCGTGGAGGTGATGCAGGCTGACGTCACCGTGCCCGGGCTGCTTGCGGAGCTGGCCGGTACGGTCGACCTCGTGGTGTCCAACCCGCCCTACATCCCCGCCGGGGCAGAGCTGGAACCCGAAGTGGCCGAGCACGACCCGACGCACGCACTGTTCGGCGGCCCCGACGGGATGGCGGTGATCGGACCGATCGCCGCCCTGGCGGGCGGATGGCTCAAGCCCGGCGGACTGGTGGTGATCGAACACGATGACACCACGTCGCGTCAGACCGTCGAAACGATCGACCGGACAGGACGTTTCACTGCCATCACGGCGCACCGCGATCTGGCGGGGCGCCCGCGCTTCGTGACGGCCCGCAGAACGGAGGAGTCAGCGTGA